In Alphaproteobacteria bacterium US3C007, one genomic interval encodes:
- a CDS encoding helix-turn-helix transcriptional regulator: MITVQQLQMARAALGWSLDVLGEKSGVSSRTIRRIESEGGLEKATAANLKLIQQTLEKAGVEFIGSADEGPGVRLWKLQ; the protein is encoded by the coding sequence ATGATTACTGTTCAGCAATTGCAAATGGCTCGTGCTGCGCTGGGTTGGTCATTGGATGTCCTCGGCGAAAAAAGCGGTGTCAGTTCAAGAACAATACGTAGAATTGAGTCTGAAGGCGGCCTCGAAAAAGCAACGGCGGCCAATCTGAAACTCATACAACAAACTCTGGAGAAAGCGGGCGTTGAATTCATTGGAAGTGCGGATGAAGGTCCTGGTGTCCGCCTTTGGAAGCTCCAGTGA